The sequence gcatgtttccaccatgtttccaccgcataggtagctttcacaaaaccgacaaaatagagataaaattaatcactaaccttgaacaacttcatcagatgacagtcttataacatcatgttatacaatacatttatgttttgttcgaaaatgtgcatatttgaggtataaatcatagttttacattgcagccaccatcacaaatagcaccaaagcagccagaataattacagagagcaatgtgaaatacataaatactcatcataaaacatttatgaaaaatacatggtgtacagcaaatgaaagataaacatcttgtgaatccagccaatatttccgattttttaagtgttttacagcgaaaacacaatatatatttatattagctcaccacaatagccaaacacacaacgccatttattcaccgcaaaggtagctttcacaaaaccgacaaatagagataaaattaatcactaacctttggacaacttcatcagatgacagtcttataacatcatgttatacaatacatttatgttttgttcgattatgtgcatatttagagctgcaaatcgtggttatacattgtgaatacgtagcaacaattcaccaaaatctccggagatattttggacagtcatctaatctaaccaaagaactcatcataaactttacataaaaatacttgttgtatggcaaatgaaagatacactggttcttaatgcaaccgctctgttagattttttaaaataactttactacaacatactgagacagcgctcacctattctccgccgtgttggagccaacatattacacaaaaatacgaaataacatcataaatattctcttacttttgctgatcttccatcagaatgttgtgcaaggagtcctatttccagaataaatcgttgtttggttttagaatgtccatttcttctgtcgaattagcaactttggcgaGCATTGTCAGGCGAACATGCCCATCAAGTCTTGGCGCTTGGAacaaaaaattccaaaattcccaataaacgtcgaataaactggtcaaactcggttgaaaatcctactttatgatgttcttctcatatgaatccaataaaatcagagccggagtaTTTCgtagtgtataccgaacgcttttcagaagacaatgtgaggttcccttGCGCGCCGTCGAAAACTGACAAAAGACCGGACCTGtgactccaaaagctctcattcggcctcacatcaagcttgacaccccattcaaccttctactgcatgttgacatctagtggaaggcgtatgaagtgcatgcatatccataaataaaagccagttgaataggcaggccctgacacagagcctcgttttcagaattttcacttcctgtatggaagtttgctgccaaatgagttctgttttactcacagatataattcaaacagttttagaaacttcagagtgttttctatccaatagtaataataatatgcatattgtatgatctagaacagagtacgaggccgtttaatttgggcacgattttttccaaagggaaaacagcgccccccctattcacaagaagttttaacaagaaAAAAAGCTTTATTTCTCAGCTGCCTCACCAATGTCTGTACGTGAATTAATATATTTTAACTGGTAAATAtttccaatagatggcagcataagATCACGAAGCATTAGTTATCGGCTAACAGCAGCAATATGATTGACATAACATAGCATGCAAACACAGACTATATGTCCCATGATTTTCTAAAATGGTCAGTCATTACTTtacagttaacgttagctatgtATCTCGTATTGagctaaaaatatgtttttctcgGCTAAAGTAGGGGGAGTGGTGGTGCATCCAGGGAGAACTAAACTGATCTTCTGAAATGTAATTTGTGGTcttatgctgccatctattggaatTATTTAGCAATTGCAGTAGTACTGAATAATGTGTAATTCCTTACTAAAGTAGTAATTACTCAGAATTGCAAATTATAACATTTTCTAGTTCATTTTACCACTTACAACCATAAAATAACCATTTATTACATAACAAACAATGAAACTGACATAAACAAAAACACCATACATTtagttatttatatatattatatattttatataaacaATTTATTTAGATGGGTGACATTATCTGCCAAAGTAACAGccctgtagacaaagaagagctctccagtaggaacCAAAACATTAAAGGCCATTTTTATTAAAAGTGAGGTTACAAAGTTTATCAACGTTCAAAGCAGAATGAcatcccattgttcctcaactgtaatgtgtgatataccattttctagctctgagtctacttttatccaatgtaaaaaaaaaaaaaaattcaaatgttgctatataagaccgaatcgagccggtcggtcacatttgaCCGTGTGTTAAACCTaccagtactactgatttctctgagagtgaggcagatatatattattactgtatataacctagcagtactactgtattctctgagtgaggcagatatatattattactgtataaaacctagcagtactactgatttctctgaggcAGATATATATCATAAAAAAATATcttgattatttgtctctctgaaatgaaaacatcaagtgatagattttcaacaaatacatgtctgtcattgaacaaccccatgccatgattagatagtgaaaaaacacaccaatctctttcataatttaACTAAACAATATAAGCTAATTTACCAAGGTTTCTgaaatggatatatagcgttttgtaATGAAACTCTTCTTATATTTCCCCATCTGAGCTCAGAGTAGATGGgagatgtaatgtttgtctctgttgtgttgaagtccaatcaagcaggagagaccagcctcccctgtacccagctgtgtgtccatgaagagtgacaTGTCTATGGTTCAACCTATATTCTTCagagagggagacttttctactgaacaaaggtaagaagaactcatgggtcatggtcagtgagttaatcaacactgtctctagtcatttctcctctcccattttcccatttattttggttgttttcataatccataggctaatccttttgtccattttcatagtcctaaaacaatattaaacaaacacaacattccctgtgtgtgtgtgtgtgtgtgtgtgtgtgtgtgtgtgtgtgtgtgtgtgacaaacagtgacacatattattattattattattgacagtTACCATGGAGAAGAGATATCAGTCACAACTACATGTTCATGTGATGCATTAAATCACCTGACTGTTTGGATGTGTCTgttagtaaatgttttatttctaagaGATAATTAATtaaacttctctgcgctacgcattccttttacgggatcactttcctaaacaaccgctagaattgcagggcgccaaatgcataaatatcacaaaaaatatttataatcatgcaatcacaagtgaaatataccaaaacacagcttagcttgttgttaatccacctatcgtgtcagagtttgaaaatatattttacagcgaaagaaatccaagcttttgtgagtgtagctttcaatgctacaacagcttagccttatattagcttggttagcttggtcacgaaagtaagaaaagcaataaaatgaatcgcttacctttgataatcttcggatgtttccactcacgagactcccagttacacaacaaatcttctttttgtttgataaatattacttttatcacaaaaaaacgccatttgggttgcgcattatgctcagaaaatcaaagccgtgttccgttcgacaaattccaaaaagtatccgtaatggtcgtagaaacatgtcaaatgttttttataatcaatcctcaggttgtctttaacaaacataatcgcctcccgggtggcgcagtggtctagggcactgcattacagcgctagctgtgccaccagagactgggttcgcgcccaggctctgtcgcagccggccgcgaccgggaggtccgtggggcgacgcacaattggcctagcgtcgtccgggttagggagggtttggccgttagggatatccttgtctcatcgcgcaccagcgactcctgtggcgggccgggcgcagtgcgcgctaaccgagggggccaggtgcacggtgtttcctccgacacattggtgcggctggcttccgggttggaggcgcactgtgttaagaagtagtgcggctaggttgggttgtgttttggaggacgcatggctttcgaccttcgtctctcccgagcccgtacgggagttgtagcgatgagacaagatagtaattactaacaattggataccacgagattggggagaaaaaaaaagaagaaaaaacccccccaaacataatcgataatatttcaaccggagcataacctattcaataagagacaaACGGAAAATGGTGAGCTCCTCCCGCAGGAAATATTCGGAGGACacttgactagttttgaaaaaactTGTTCATTTTTCAAGATAAAAGAATGagactatgtctaaagcctggtcacagcctgaggaagccattggaaaaggaatctggttgatacccctttaaatggaggttagacgggccagggaacacagattttaaaaaatatatatatcacttccgggttacattttctcaggttttcgcttgcaCAATAAGTattgttattctcacagacaatattttgacagttttggaaactttggattgttttctatcctaatctgtaaattatatgcatattctacgatctgggccagagaaatgtccgtttacgttgggcacgttatttaaaaaaataaaataataatctgacccctagcgctaagaagttaaTGAAAGAGAACAATTAACATTCAAtaattagttgtcactgtgttaaccacaaccaacatgctggatctctgtttagttgtccaAGTTTCATCGCTATcgggatatatattattactgtgtaaaacctagcagtactactgatttctctgagaggcagatatatattattactgtgtaaaacctagcagtactactgatttctctgagattgaggcagatatatattattactgtgtaaaacctagcagtactactgatttctctgagagtgaggtagttatatattattactgtataaaacctagcagtactactgatttctctgaggcagatatatatcattaaaaaaaaatatcttgattatttgtctctctgaaatgaaaacatcaagtgatagattttcaacaaatacatgtctgtcattgaacaaccccatgtcatgattagatagtgaaaaaacacaccaatctctttcataatttaactaaacaataaaagctaatttaccaagGTTTCTgaaatggatatatagcgttttgtaATGAAACTCTTCTTATATTTCCCCATCTGAGCTCAGAGTAGATGGgagatgtaatgtttgtctctgttgtgttgaagtccaatcaagcaggagagaccagcctcccctgtatccagctgtgtgtccatgaagagtgacaTGTCTATGGTTCAACCTATATTCTTCagagagggagacttttctactgaacaaaggtaagaagaactcatgggtcatggtcagtgagttaatcaacactgtctctagtcatttctcctctcccattttcccatttattttggttgttttcataatccataggctaatccttttgtccattttcatagtcctaaaacaatattaaacaaacacaacattccctccctccctgtgtgtgtgtgtgtgtgtgtgtgtgtgtgtgtgtgtgtgtgtgtgtgtgtgtgtgtgtgtgtgtgtgtgtgtgtgtgtgtgtgtgtgtgtgtgtgtgtgtgtgtgtgtgtgtgtgtgtgtgtgtgtgtgtgtgtgtgtgtgtgcgtgtgtactccctggatgaggagatgtaatctcatgttttttccacagaaaccaacaggagagatcagagtcagagattctcagtgggcagtcttcccagagtcatcaaacagacctggcctccatattcagtgtatgtggtcctgttatgtacatttgtttttgtttacctcaAGTAAAGTTGATCTGTCAATCATTCATTAATGTGTTAATGAGAAAGCATTTCTTCTCTTGCTTAActtatttactttatttatttcagttgcttgaagagaaaattatgacatttgtgaagaacgagctgaagatgttcaagaggattcttagtccagaactcccagaaggctttgagagtcagaagcaggataaggaagtggtggatgctgaagatgagaagcaggagagcagtgccagagagggggctcTGAAGATCACACTGCACGTCCTGAGGAAAATGAACCAGAAGGAGCTTGCTGACACACTGGAGAAATGTAAGACCTGTCTGCCTCATGTTGAATTTAAAAGCTGTAGCTAAAGTACAGCTAAAGTAGCTGTGTAACTCAATGATATTGTATCAGCCTTAACACAACACCTAGTGACCTCATCAAGTAGCAGCAGGGATGTGGTGATTaatttagagagaggagagacaacattAATAATACCATCAATAATACCAATAATATTATAATCAGTCACACCAGTCTGTAATACATTATGAAAACATTTATACATTTATACATTCAGTTAAGAGGATAAATTATCATAATTTAAATCTTTATAACAGTCCTACAATACTGTAGGCTTTAAAACAGACGTAATATTAATATCCTCTGTGTTATTTCTAGGTTCAGATGAGCTTGCTGTGATTTGCCAACGTGAACTCAAATCTAATCTAAAGAAGAAGTTTCAATGTGTATTTGAGGGGATCGCTAAACAaggaaacccaacacttctcaataagatctacacagagctctacatcacagagggtggaaCAGGAGAGGTCAATGATGAACATGAGCTGAGACAGATTGAGACAACAACCAGGAAACAAGCAAGACCAGAGACTGCAGTCAAATGTAACGACATCTTCAAACCCTTACCTGGACAAGACAAACTTATCAGAACTGTGCTGACAAAGGGAgtcgctggcattggaaaaacagtctctgtgcagaagttcatTCTGAACTGGGCTGAAGGAAAAGCAAATCAGGATGTCCAATTTGTATTTTCATTCCCTTTTCGGGAGCTGAATTTGATGAAAGAGGACAAACACACTTTGATTGAACTTCTCAATCACTTCTCAATGGAAACCAAACAATCAGGAATCTCCAACTACGACAAGTACAaagttctgttcatctttgatggtctggatgagtgcCGACTGCCCCTAGACTTCAAGAATAACAAGATCTGTTGGGACGTCACAGAGTCAACCTCAGTGGATGTTCTGCTGACAAATCTCATCAAGGGAcatctgcttccctctgctctcatctggataactacccgacctgcagcagccaataagatcccttcagggtgtgttgaccaggtgacagaggtacgagggttcaatgacccacagaaggaggagtacttcagcaagagattcagtgatgaggacctggccagcagaatcatctcacacatcaagacatcaaggagcctccacatcatgtgccacattccagtcttctgttggatttCTGCAACAGTCCTTGAACACATGCTGAAACATAAGAGAGAAGAGATGCCCAAGACTCTGACTGAGATGTACACACACCTTGTGGTGTTTCATACCAAACAGAAGAGTGAAAAGTATCTTGGGAAAGAAGAGATAGGTCCACACTGGAATAAAGAGAGCATTCTGTCACTGGGAAAACTGGCTTTTCAACAGCTTGTGAAGGGCAATCTGATTTTCTATGAAGAAGACCTGAAAGAGGCTGGTATTGATGTCAATGAAGCCTTAGTGTACTCAGGATTGTGCACACAGCTCTTTAAAGAGGAATGTGGGCTGTACCAGGACAAGGTGTACTGCTTTGTGcatctgagcattcaggagtttctGGCTGCTGTATATGTGTTCCTCTCATTCATCAACAACAATGAGAATCTTATGGACAAACTGCAAACAAAAGACGAGCCTGAAGTTACTGTCTACAAGAGTGCTGTGGATAAAGCCTTACAAAGTGAGACGGGAAACCTGGACCTTTTCCTCCGCTTCCTTCTGGGCCTctcactggagtccaatcagaagCACTTACGAGGTCTACTGACAAAGACAAGAAGCAGCTCACAGAGCCATGAAGAGACAGTCAAGTACATCAAGGAGAATATCAGGGAGAATCCCTCTCCAGAGAGGTGCATCAATAtgttccactgtctgaatgaactgaatgaccaTTCTCTAGTGGAGGAGATCCAAAGCTACCTGAGATCAGGAAGTCTCTCTACAGACAACCTGTCACCTGCACAGTGGTCAGCTCTGGTCTTTGTGTTGCTGACTTCAGAAAAGGAGCTGGATGTGTTTGACctgaagaaatactccagatcagaGGAGGGCCTTCTGAGGCTGCTGCCAGTGGTCAAAGCCTCCAGAGCTGTTCTGTGAGTACATCACGTTTTAAGAACTAATCATCAGGAAGAAATATTCAGTTTAGAGACAAATATGTATTATAATATGTGTATAATATTATATTGAAAAACATATTGAATAAATGGATTGATTTTCACATTAGTATAACATTATGACCATACAAATCTAGGAGACAGAAGATGAATCTAAATGTTGTTTGGGAGAATATACCAAATGCATCTGCCATTGTCCTTCTACTCTACTCATTTAATTAACAGTGTATTTGTGAAATCATGATGAtctctttgcaggctgtcaggctgtggagtcacagaggaaggctgtgcttctctggtctcagctctgaagtcaaacccctcacacctgagagagctggatctgagctacaatgacctgaaggattcaggagtgaagctgctctctgctggactggggaatccccactgtaaactggagactctgaggtcagtattcctgtagttggtcaacaagtgataactgttcaccagatccacatgtatttaccagacacacatagtccacaccatatgtgtttggacagtgaagcttacagttttaAATGTGGTGCTgtgctccagcattttggatttaagATGGAATGTTTAATGttaggcgacagtacagaatgtcaccttttatttaaaggtaataatacatgtatattttaccgtttagaaatgaaagcacttcttctgagatccctaaagattggaaatctgccgcagtcatccccctcttcaaagggggtgactctctagacccaaactgttacagacctatatctatcctgccctgcctctctaaaatcttcgaaagccaagttaataaacagatcactgaccatttcgaatcccaccgtaccttctccgctgtgcaatccggtttctgagctggtcgcgggtgcacctcagccacgctcaaggtactaaacgatatcataaccgccatcgataaaagactgtgcagccgtcttcatcgacctggccaaggcttaggactctgtcaatcaccgtattcttatcggcagactcaacagccttggtttctcagatgactgcctcgcctggtttaccaactacttctcagatagagttcagtgtgtctaatcggagggcctgttgtccggacctctggctgtCTCTATacgggtgccacagggttcaattcttgtgccgactctcttctctgtatacatcaatgatgtcgctcctgctgtgggtgattccctgatccatctctacgcagacgacaccattctgtatacttctggcccttctttggacactgtgttaactaacctccagacaagcttcaatgccatacaactctccttctgtggcctccaactactcttaaacgctagtaaaaccaaatgcatgctttttaaCCATtagctgcctgcacccgcccgcccgactagcatcactaccctggacggcTCTggcctagaatatgtggacaactacaaatacctaggtgtctgactagactgtaaactctccttccagactcatattaaacatctccaatccaaaatcaaatctaggaccggctttctattccgcaacaaagcctccttcactcacgccgccaaacttgcCCTCGTAaatctgactatcctaccgatcctcgagtttggcgatgtcatttacaaaatagcttccaatactctactcaggaAACTGGATTCAGTCTATCtgtcacggttgtcgtaagaattggaccaaggcacagcggatgttgagttccacatatttattacaAAGTGAAACTTTTTGCAAAAACCAATAAAtcaataaacgaacaacgaaTCGTGACTATGTGGTGCACATGTACAAACACAAAACattatcccacaaacacaggtgggaaaaatagctacttaaatatgatccccaattagagacaacgattaccagctgcctctaattgggaatcaaaCCAAAACACCAATATAGAAATGttaaactagaacaccccctcgtcacgccctgacctactacaccatagagaaacaagggctctctatggtcagggcttgacagtacccccccaaaggggcggactccggccgcaaaacctgaaaccaaatgggAGGGTAtgggggggtgactagtgtcggtggcggctccggtgcgggtcgTAGCCCCCCCACAGACCCCGGATCCGACCATGGCGCCGGGCTGAATGACGTGCCTAGACTGgccatcggcgcagaggaaggctccggctcAGGAGCGGGAGTGGATGCCGTGTTTGGACTGGACACCGGCACAGAAGAATGCTCCGGCCTTGGAACTGGACTGGACGCCTTGCTTGGAAGCTCCAGACCGTTGAccctcgctggaggttccggaccgtggaccgttgcAGGAGGTTCCAGACcctggaccgtcgcaggaggttctggactgtggaccgtcgcaggaggttctggactgtggaccgtcgcaggaggttctggactgtggaccgtcgcaggaggttctggactgtggaccgtcgcaggaggttctggactatgaatgcgcactggaggcctagtgcggggagcaggcacaggacgtaccggactgtggacatgcacttcagggcgagtgcgaggagatACAAAGGACGTatcggactggggaggcgcacaggaggcctgatGCATGGGGTCGGCACAGGTttcaccggactggtgacacgcacttcagggcgaatGCGTGgaggaaaaataaaaataaatgtgtctAGCTCTTCCATTTGAAGAAGTCTTAATTATTTGGACAAAATCATTTAGTCCAAAGTTTAGTGTTTGGTCCAATTTTCTTTGCCTGCAGTGATTAGATCAAGCTTGTAAATCTACAAACTTGTTGAatacatttgcagtttgttttggttgtgtattAGATTATGTTTTTCCTAAAAGAAACTGAGTGGTGAATAATGtcctgtcattttggagtcacttcacttgtattgtcaataagaatagaagatgtttctgaccacttctacattcatgtggatgctaccatgattatgaatAATCACGAATGAATCGTGATTAAAGAtgaatgagaaagttacagaggcacaaagatcagaataaatgctaacctctcctgttatttgtaatggtgagaggttagcatgttttgttgtagcctctgttatcggtaatggtgagaggttagcatgttttgttgtagcctctgtaactttcttattaattattattcatgattcattcatgatttgtATTAATATTGGCAGAAAATTACTCCAGTCATCATCCACCATTCAGTAGCTATTGGGAAAAacataacccaaaacacaaccaaaacaaacccaaaacacaaccaaaacaaacccaAAACAtaaccaaaacacaaccaaaacaaacccaaaacacaaccaaaacaaactgaaaaTGCAATCAACAAGTATACACTGTAAGTAAATTGCTCAGAATATTTAATGACTTCTTCAAatagggggactagatacataaagtgcttttatTTCTAAATGGTGAAACAGATCTGtattaaaataccctcaaattaaaggtgACATTATATTCTGTCAACTCATATAAaatatttgatctcaaatccaaactgctggagtatagagccacatttaaaatgttagcttcactgtcaaaatagatatgTTGTGGACTGTTTACtcaatctaaatctgatacctcactgtctgtcttttgactgatactgctttttaaactggtctggtcagtctactcaaatattCGTACTATACATTTTTTAGTAATATTATGATAATTTATAATAATGACACATACATTAATTTATGAATACATTTTGCAGGTTTCAGGACACTGATGTATCTGAATATGTTGAAAAAATATACTTCAATTTTTTTCAACACCAAAGAATAGCATTGTGGTTATAATATAATTTGACTCTTtacaggctgtcaggctgtctagtcacagaggaaggctgtgattctctggtctcagctctgaagtcaaacccctcacacctgagagagctggacctgagtaacaatgacctgaaggattcaggagtgaagcttctctctgctggactggggaatccgcactgtaaactggagactctgaggtcagtattcctgtagttggtcaacaagtgataactgttcaccagatccacatgtgtttaccagacacacatagtccacagcatatgtgtttggacagtgaagcttacagttttacatttggtgttatgctccagcattttggatttaagATGTTTCATAgtaggtgacagtacagaatgtcaccttttatttaaaggtattaatacatatatattttaccgtttagaaatgaaagcactttgtctgagatccctaaagattggaaatctgccgcagtcatccccctcatCAAAGGGGGTGactctctagacccaaactgttatggaactatatccatcctgccctgcctctctaaagtcttcgaaagcctagttaataaacagatcactgaccatttcgaatcccaccgtaccttctccgctgtgcaatccggtttctgagctggtcacgggtgcacctcagccacgctcaaggtactaaacgatatcataaccaccatcgataaaagacagta is a genomic window of Salvelinus alpinus chromosome 18, SLU_Salpinus.1, whole genome shotgun sequence containing:
- the LOC139544438 gene encoding NLR family CARD domain-containing protein 3-like isoform X2, which produces MERIRKKREQCSKMSLSVEREEGGPASKLHLSGGHDTKAKRGSQSGVCGGTAEVLNPGSVEVLQGFSIRGLWRYCRGSQSGVCGGTAEVLNPGSVEVLQGFSIRGLWRYCRGSQSGVCGGTAGVLNPGSVEVLQGFSIRGLWRYCRGSQSGVCGGTAGVLNPGSVEVLQGFSIRGLWRYCRGSQSGVCGGTAGVLNPGSVEVLQGFSIRGLWRYCRGSQSGVCGGTAGVLNPGTVEVLQGFHGTLTVLVAIPIKQERPASPVPSCVSMKSDMSMVQPIFFREGDFSTEQSPIKQERPASPVSSCVSMKSDMSMVQPIFFREGDFSTEQRNQQERSESEILSGQSSQSHQTDLASIFSLLEEKIMTFVKNELKMFKRILSPELPEGFESQKQDKEVVDAEDEKQESSAREGALKITLHVLRKMNQKELADTLEKYELAVICQRELKSNLKKKFQCVFEGIAKQGNPTLLNKIYTELYITEGGTGEVNDEHELRQIETTTRKQARPETAVKCNDIFKPLPGQDKLIRTVLTKGVAGIGKTVSVQKFILNWAEGKANQDVQFVFSFPFRELNLMKEDKHTLIELLNHFSMETKQSGISNYDKYKVLFIFDGLDECRLPLDFKNNKICWDVTESTSVDVLLTNLIKGHLLPSALIWITTRPAAANKIPSGCVDQVTEVRGFNDPQKEEYFSKRFSDEDLASRIISHIKTSRSLHIMCHIPVFCWISATVLEHMLKHKREEMPKTLTEMYTHLVVFHTKQKSEKYLGKEEIGPHWNKESILSLGKLAFQQLVKGNLIFYEEDLKEAGIDVNEALVYSGLCTQLFKEECGLYQDKVYCFVHLSIQEFLAAVYVFLSFINNNENLMDKLQTKDEPEVTVYKSAVDKALQSETGNLDLFLRFLLGLSLESNQKHLRGLLTKTRSSSQSHEETVKYIKENIRENPSPERCINMFHCLNELNDHSLVEEIQSYLRSGSLSTDNLSPAQWSALVFVLLTSEKELDVFDLKKYSRSEEGLLRLLPVVKASRAVLLSGCGVTEEGCASLVSALKSNPSHLRELDLSYNDLKDSGVKLLSAGLGNPHCKLETLRLSGCLVTEEGCDSLVSALKSNPSHLRELDLSNNDLKDSGVKLLSAGLGNPHCKLETLRLSGCLVTEEGCASLVSALKSNPSHLRELDLSYNHPGDSGVRLLSAGLEDPHCRLEKLNVEHGGENTMKPGLRKYVCDLTLDLNTADRLLSLSEENRKETWWTEKQPYPDHPERFDQDIRQVLCREGLTGRCYWEVEWSGGGAGIGLTYKGTSRRGGGDDCCLGSNDKSWSLFCYDNSCIAWHNNTSTIIAVLPSSSHRVGVYLDGPAGTLSFYRASSDTLTHLITFTSTFTEPLYPGFHLWGSGNSVSLCQ
- the LOC139544438 gene encoding NLR family CARD domain-containing protein 3-like isoform X7, translated to MTPKLRGVLNPGSVEVLQRFSIRGLWRYCRGSQSGVCGGTAGVLNPGSVEVLQGFSIRGLWRYCRGSQSRVCGGTAGVLNPGSVEVLQGFSIRGLWRYCRGSQSGVCGGTAGVLNPGSVEVLQGFSIRGLWRYCRGSQSGVCGGTAGVLNPGSVEVLQGFSIRGLWSPIKQERPASPVPSCVSMKSDMSMVQPIFFREGDFSTEQSPIKQERPASPVSSCVSMKSDMSMVQPIFFREGDFSTEQRNQQERSESEILSGQSSQSHQTDLASIFSLLEEKIMTFVKNELKMFKRILSPELPEGFESQKQDKEVVDAEDEKQESSAREGALKITLHVLRKMNQKELADTLEKCSDELAVICQRELKSNLKKKFQCVFEGIAKQGNPTLLNKIYTELYITEGGTGEVNDEHELRQIETTTRKQARPETAVKCNDIFKPLPGQDKLIRTVLTKGVAGIGKTVSVQKFILNWAEGKANQDVQFVFSFPFRELNLMKEDKHTLIELLNHFSMETKQSGISNYDKYKVLFIFDGLDECRLPLDFKNNKICWDVTESTSVDVLLTNLIKGHLLPSALIWITTRPAAANKIPSGCVDQVTEVRGFNDPQKEEYFSKRFSDEDLASRIISHIKTSRSLHIMCHIPVFCWISATVLEHMLKHKREEMPKTLTEMYTHLVVFHTKQKSEKYLGKEEIGPHWNKESILSLGKLAFQQLVKGNLIFYEEDLKEAGIDVNEALVYSGLCTQLFKEECGLYQDKVYCFVHLSIQEFLAAVYVFLSFINNNENLMDKLQTKDEPEVTVYKSAVDKALQSETGNLDLFLRFLLGLSLESNQKHLRGLLTKTRSSSQSHEETVKYIKENIRENPSPERCINMFHCLNELNDHSLVEEIQSYLRSGSLSTDNLSPAQWSALVFVLLTSEKELDVFDLKKYSRSEEGLLRLLPVVKASRAVLLSGCGVTEEGCASLVSALKSNPSHLRELDLSYNDLKDSGVKLLSAGLGNPHCKLETLRLSGCLVTEEGCDSLVSALKSNPSHLRELDLSNNDLKDSGVKLLSAGLGNPHCKLETLRLSGCLVTEEGCASLVSALKSNPSHLRELDLSYNHPGDSGVRLLSAGLEDPHCRLEKLNVEHGGENTMKPGLRKYVCDLTLDLNTADRLLSLSEENRKETWWTEKQPYPDHPERFDQDIRQVLCREGLTGRCYWEVEWSGGGAGIGLTYKGTSRRGGGDDCCLGSNDKSWSLFCYDNSCIAWHNNTSTIIAVLPSSSHRVGVYLDGPAGTLSFYRASSDTLTHLITFTSTFTEPLYPGFHLWGSGNSVSLCQ